Proteins from a genomic interval of Polaribacter sejongensis:
- the rocD gene encoding ornithine--oxo-acid transaminase produces MTVLDKLTSKEAIELENKYGAHNYHPLPVVLSRGEGVYVWDAEGKKYYDFLSAYSAVNQGHCHPKIVDAMVNQAKTLTLTSRAFYNDVLGKYEKFATELFGFDKLLPMNTGAEAVETALKIARKWAYEVKGIKENKAEIIVCENNFHGRTTTIISFSNDPVAKKNFGPYTKGFIKIEYDNLQELQEVLESSNNIAAFLVEPIQGEAGVYVPSEGYLAAAKKMCADYNVLFIADEVQTGIARTGKMLAVDHENVKPDILILGKALSGGAYPVSAVLANNNIMDVIGPGNHGSTFGGNPVAAAVAIAALEVVAEENLAENAEALGIIFRAELTEFCKNNHLVESVRGKGLLNAILINDSEDSSTAWDICMKLKENGLLAKPTHGNIIRFAPPLVINEAQLMECISIIKNTISEFK; encoded by the coding sequence ATGACTGTTTTAGACAAATTAACTTCGAAAGAAGCGATTGAATTAGAGAACAAATATGGAGCACATAACTATCATCCACTTCCAGTGGTGTTGAGTAGAGGAGAAGGTGTATATGTTTGGGATGCAGAAGGAAAAAAATATTATGACTTTTTATCGGCATATTCTGCTGTGAATCAAGGGCACTGTCATCCGAAAATTGTTGATGCAATGGTGAATCAAGCTAAAACCTTGACTTTAACTTCGCGTGCATTTTACAATGATGTGTTAGGTAAATATGAGAAATTTGCTACAGAACTTTTTGGCTTTGACAAATTATTACCAATGAATACGGGAGCAGAAGCAGTTGAAACTGCTTTAAAAATTGCCAGAAAATGGGCATATGAAGTAAAAGGAATTAAAGAGAATAAAGCGGAGATAATTGTTTGCGAGAATAATTTTCATGGTAGAACAACTACTATTATTTCTTTTTCTAATGATCCTGTTGCTAAAAAGAATTTTGGTCCTTATACAAAAGGTTTTATCAAAATTGAATATGATAATTTGCAAGAGTTACAAGAGGTTTTAGAGAGTAGTAATAATATTGCGGCTTTTTTAGTAGAACCTATACAGGGTGAAGCTGGTGTTTATGTTCCTTCTGAAGGGTATCTGGCTGCAGCTAAAAAAATGTGTGCTGATTATAATGTGCTTTTTATTGCAGATGAAGTGCAAACAGGAATTGCAAGAACGGGTAAAATGTTGGCTGTAGATCATGAGAATGTGAAACCAGATATTTTAATTTTAGGTAAAGCGCTAAGTGGTGGAGCATATCCTGTTTCTGCTGTTTTAGCGAATAATAATATTATGGATGTTATTGGACCTGGGAATCATGGTTCTACGTTTGGAGGTAACCCTGTTGCTGCAGCTGTTGCAATTGCTGCTTTAGAAGTGGTTGCAGAAGAGAACTTAGCTGAAAATGCAGAAGCTTTAGGTATTATTTTTAGAGCTGAATTAACTGAATTTTGTAAAAACAATCATTTGGTAGAATCTGTTAGGGGTAAAGGTTTGTTAAACGCAATTTTAATTAATGATTCTGAAGATAGTTCTACTGCTTGGGATATTTGTATGAAATTAAAAGAGAATGGTTTATTGGCGAAACCTACACATGGAAATATAATTCGCTTTGCGCCACCATTGGTGATTAATGAAGCTCAATTAATGGAATGTATTTCAATTATTAAAAATACTATTTCAGAATTTAAATAG
- a CDS encoding DUF5362 family protein encodes MIHNPITQLEQLTITNASKNFLKETAKWAKFLSIIGFILIAIMLVFAVFATTIFELAGKMQPGMPESLGLTMTVTYLVLAIIYFFPVYYLLQFSNKMKTALSTKNDETLAKAFEMLKSHYKFIGVFTIITMSLYALLIVAAVFGGL; translated from the coding sequence ATGATACACAATCCTATTACTCAATTAGAACAGCTTACAATAACTAATGCTTCTAAGAATTTTTTAAAAGAAACAGCTAAATGGGCAAAATTCTTGTCAATTATTGGTTTTATCTTAATTGCAATTATGCTTGTTTTTGCAGTTTTTGCTACAACTATTTTTGAATTGGCAGGTAAAATGCAACCTGGTATGCCTGAGAGTTTAGGATTAACAATGACAGTAACTTATTTGGTGCTCGCTATTATTTATTTTTTTCCAGTGTATTATTTATTACAATTTTCTAATAAAATGAAAACAGCATTGTCTACAAAAAATGATGAAACTTTAGCTAAAGCTTTTGAGATGTTAAAATCTCACTATAAGTTTATAGGAGTGTTTACAATTATAACCATGTCCTTATATGCTTTGTTAATTGTTGCAGCTGTTTTTGGTGGACTTTAA
- a CDS encoding dihydrolipoamide acetyltransferase family protein, translating to MARFELKLPKMGESVAEATITSWLKEVGDTIELDEAVVEIATDKVDSEIPSEVAGTLIEILFEKDDVVAVGATIAIIEIEGEGSGAEPVVATSKAEKSPVEEIEKTIEKAVDTVSTPIAKVSDSGKFYSPLVRNIAQTEGISMSELESIPGSGKDDRVTKEDILSYIENRGEAVKETPSKAPVKAEAPKKIEKTVAKAAPISVNGEDEIIVMSRMGKLISKHMVDSIQTSAHVQSFIEIDVTNIVKWRNKVKDAFLKREGEKLTFTPIFMQAIATTIKKYPLINIAVNGDTIIKKKNINLGMAAALPDGNLIVPVIKNADQLSLVGITKSVNDLATRARNNALKPDDIQGGTYTVTNVGGFGSIMGTPIINQPQVAILALGAIRKVPAVIETPEGDFIGIRQKMFVSHSYDHRVVNGALGGMFIKTLKDILEAWDINQDF from the coding sequence ATGGCGAGATTTGAATTGAAATTACCTAAAATGGGAGAAAGTGTTGCAGAAGCAACGATAACTTCTTGGTTAAAAGAAGTTGGAGATACCATTGAATTAGATGAAGCCGTGGTAGAAATTGCTACGGATAAAGTAGACTCAGAAATTCCTTCTGAAGTTGCTGGTACATTAATAGAAATTTTATTTGAAAAAGATGATGTTGTTGCTGTTGGAGCAACCATTGCAATTATAGAAATAGAAGGAGAAGGTTCTGGTGCAGAACCAGTTGTTGCAACTAGCAAAGCAGAAAAATCTCCAGTGGAAGAAATAGAAAAAACGATTGAAAAAGCTGTTGATACAGTTTCTACACCAATTGCTAAAGTTTCTGATTCTGGTAAGTTTTATTCACCTTTAGTTAGAAATATTGCACAAACGGAAGGTATTTCTATGAGCGAATTAGAATCTATTCCTGGTTCTGGTAAAGATGATAGAGTTACTAAAGAAGACATACTTTCTTATATAGAAAATAGAGGAGAAGCTGTTAAAGAAACACCATCTAAAGCTCCTGTTAAAGCTGAGGCTCCTAAAAAAATAGAGAAAACGGTTGCTAAAGCAGCACCAATTTCTGTAAATGGAGAAGATGAAATAATAGTAATGAGTAGAATGGGTAAATTGATTTCTAAGCACATGGTAGATTCTATACAGACTTCTGCGCATGTACAATCATTTATAGAAATTGATGTAACCAATATTGTAAAATGGAGAAATAAAGTTAAAGATGCTTTTCTTAAAAGAGAAGGTGAGAAATTAACTTTCACACCAATTTTTATGCAAGCAATTGCTACTACAATTAAAAAATATCCTTTAATTAATATTGCCGTTAATGGTGATACCATTATTAAAAAGAAAAATATAAATTTAGGAATGGCTGCTGCATTACCAGATGGAAACTTAATTGTTCCTGTCATTAAAAATGCAGATCAACTAAGTTTAGTAGGAATTACCAAATCAGTTAATGATTTAGCTACTAGAGCAAGAAATAATGCTTTAAAGCCAGATGATATACAAGGAGGAACTTATACCGTTACAAATGTTGGTGGTTTTGGTTCTATTATGGGAACACCTATTATTAATCAACCACAGGTTGCTATTTTAGCCCTAGGAGCTATTAGAAAAGTACCTGCGGTTATAGAAACTCCAGAAGGTGATTTTATAGGAATTAGACAAAAAATGTTTGTATCACATTCTTATGATCATAGAGTTGTAAATGGTGCCTTAGGCGGAATGTTTATTAAAACTTTAAAAGATATTTTAGAAGCTTGGGATATAAACCAAGACTTCTAG
- a CDS encoding DUF6263 family protein, translating into MKKLLILFLVISANLSFAQDAALLRLNYEKGATYDVEMNISQEMGTVMSMGMLINMDIKVLDVNGDTYDSEMKFTKMTMDMLQGGQVMSFDSTKSDEELDETGKMMKAQMGPMLSALISAKGNNLGEILEVKVEPSIPGVEDMAKQSSNVVYPTEAVSVGSTWTMTKEEKGMKMDFLYTVKSISSDKIVLDLSGDVSGMATGKISGNMNIDKASGIPENSTIDMNMSVSGQELKSTIKMTMVKK; encoded by the coding sequence ATGAAAAAATTGTTAATTTTATTTCTAGTGATTTCTGCAAACTTAAGCTTCGCGCAAGATGCTGCATTACTTAGATTAAACTATGAAAAAGGAGCTACTTATGATGTTGAAATGAACATTTCTCAAGAAATGGGAACTGTAATGTCTATGGGAATGCTTATTAATATGGATATAAAAGTTTTAGATGTAAATGGTGATACTTATGATAGTGAAATGAAATTCACTAAAATGACTATGGACATGTTACAAGGTGGACAAGTAATGAGTTTTGATTCTACTAAAAGTGATGAAGAGTTAGATGAAACTGGTAAAATGATGAAAGCTCAAATGGGACCAATGTTAAGTGCTCTTATATCTGCTAAAGGAAATAACTTAGGTGAAATTTTAGAAGTTAAAGTTGAGCCAAGCATCCCTGGAGTAGAAGATATGGCAAAACAATCTAGTAATGTTGTGTATCCTACAGAAGCAGTAAGTGTTGGGAGTACTTGGACAATGACTAAAGAAGAAAAAGGTATGAAAATGGATTTCCTTTATACTGTAAAATCTATATCTAGTGATAAAATTGTTTTAGATTTATCTGGTGATGTTTCTGGAATGGCAACAGGAAAAATTTCTGGAAATATGAATATTGATAAAGCTTCTGGAATTCCTGAAAACTCTACAATTGATATGAATATGTCAGTAAGCGGACAAGAATTAAAGTCTACAATTAAGATGACAATGGTTAAAAAATAA
- a CDS encoding zinc ribbon domain-containing protein: MAKKKEISVEEKLRALYDLQLIDSRIDEIRNVRGELPLEVEDLEDEVAGLNTRIANLNQDAANLETDINNKKLAIDESNGLMKKYDEQQKKVRNNREFDSLSKEIEYQDLEIQLAEKRIIEYKAKIAQKKEVIDATNEKLAKQEKHLSHKKAELDAILKETEKEEELLAQKSEEFSQTLDAHLFSAYTRIRTKVKNGLAVVAIERGASGGSYFTIPPQVQLEIANRKKITIDEHSGRILVDAALAEEEKLKMEKFFS, translated from the coding sequence ATGGCAAAGAAGAAAGAAATTTCGGTTGAAGAAAAGTTAAGAGCTTTATACGATTTACAATTAATCGACTCTAGAATTGACGAAATTAGAAACGTTAGAGGTGAACTACCTTTAGAAGTTGAAGATTTAGAAGATGAAGTTGCCGGATTAAACACGCGAATTGCGAACTTAAACCAAGACGCAGCAAACTTAGAAACTGACATTAACAACAAAAAATTAGCTATTGATGAGTCTAATGGGTTAATGAAAAAGTATGATGAGCAGCAAAAGAAAGTTAGAAATAACAGAGAATTTGACTCTTTATCTAAAGAAATTGAATATCAAGATTTAGAAATTCAATTAGCTGAAAAAAGAATTATTGAATACAAAGCAAAAATAGCTCAGAAAAAAGAGGTAATTGATGCTACTAACGAAAAGTTAGCAAAACAAGAAAAACATTTAAGCCATAAAAAAGCTGAATTAGATGCTATCTTAAAAGAAACTGAGAAAGAAGAAGAGTTATTAGCTCAAAAATCTGAAGAGTTTTCTCAAACTTTAGATGCACATTTATTTTCTGCTTATACAAGAATTAGAACTAAAGTAAAAAACGGTTTAGCAGTTGTTGCTATTGAGCGTGGAGCTTCTGGAGGTTCTTACTTTACAATTCCACCTCAGGTGCAATTAGAAATAGCAAATAGAAAGAAAATTACTATCGATGAGCATAGTGGTCGTATTTTAGTAGATGCTGCTTTGGCTGAAGAAGAAAAATTAAAAATGGAGAAATTCTTTTCTTAA
- a CDS encoding Nif3-like dinuclear metal center hexameric protein: MIIKDITNYLEELAPLNYAEDFDNVGLLVGNYNTTVSSVLVTLDTLEKTVDEAIEKNCNLIVSFHPIIFGGLKKLNGNSYVERVVLKAIKNDIAIYATHTALDNSNDGVSAKMCEVLGLENPKVLIPKKGIIKKLTTYVPTKDAEALRNSLFSAGAGNIGNYDNCSFNILGEGTFRGNEKSNPVVGEKGKNTTEKETLISIIFESKNEAAILKALRANHPYEEIAYEIITTENIHQNIGMGMIGELPSEMDEKAFLLYLKATMKTDCVRHSNFINKKIKKVAVLGGSGSFAISNAIKAGADAYVSADFKYHEFFKAENSILLADIGHYESEQFTKNLLVDYLTKKFSNFAVILSEESTNPIYYI; encoded by the coding sequence ATGATCATAAAAGACATTACCAACTACTTAGAAGAATTAGCACCTTTAAATTACGCTGAAGATTTTGACAATGTTGGTTTATTAGTGGGAAATTATAATACAACCGTTTCTAGTGTACTAGTAACTCTTGATACCTTAGAGAAAACGGTAGACGAGGCAATTGAAAAGAATTGTAATTTAATTGTAAGCTTTCATCCCATTATTTTTGGTGGATTAAAAAAACTTAACGGAAATTCGTATGTGGAACGTGTGGTTTTAAAGGCCATAAAAAACGATATTGCTATTTATGCAACGCATACTGCCCTAGACAATTCTAATGATGGTGTTTCTGCTAAAATGTGTGAAGTTTTAGGTTTAGAAAATCCTAAAGTTTTAATTCCTAAGAAAGGAATTATCAAAAAACTAACCACGTATGTTCCTACTAAAGATGCAGAAGCATTAAGAAATTCTCTATTTTCCGCAGGAGCTGGAAATATAGGTAATTATGATAATTGTTCTTTTAATATTTTAGGAGAAGGAACTTTTAGAGGTAACGAAAAATCGAATCCGGTTGTTGGTGAAAAAGGAAAAAATACCACTGAAAAAGAAACCTTAATTTCTATCATTTTCGAAAGTAAAAATGAAGCTGCTATTTTAAAAGCATTAAGAGCTAATCATCCTTACGAAGAAATAGCATACGAAATTATCACTACAGAAAATATACATCAAAATATTGGAATGGGAATGATTGGCGAACTTCCATCGGAGATGGATGAAAAAGCATTTCTTTTATATTTAAAAGCCACAATGAAAACAGATTGTGTGCGCCATTCTAATTTTATCAATAAAAAAATAAAAAAAGTAGCTGTTTTAGGTGGATCTGGTAGTTTTGCCATTTCTAACGCAATAAAAGCAGGTGCAGATGCATATGTGAGTGCAGATTTTAAATATCATGAGTTTTTTAAAGCCGAAAATAGTATCCTTTTGGCAGATATTGGACATTATGAGAGTGAACAGTTTACAAAAAACCTTTTGGTAGACTATCTTACGAAAAAATTTAGTAATTTTGCAGTCATTTTATCAGAAGAAAGTACAAATCCTATATATTATATATAA
- the lpxK gene encoding tetraacyldisaccharide 4'-kinase has protein sequence MKFLRFLLFPFSIIYDVVTSIRNFFFEVGFFKQTSFKVPVIVVGNLSVGGTGKTPQIEYLIRLLKDGFKTAVLSRGYKRKTEGFVLLNSTHSAEDVGDEPLQYYKKFNTIDVAVDANRVTGISKLITDSAPEVILLDDAYQHRKVKGSFYILLTKYDDLFTDDFLLPTGNLRESRRGAKRSDVILVTKCPVNLTESSKNKIEEKLKKFHKKVFFTTISYDDKTAGSESILVDDLKNYEVLLITGIANPTPLLSFLKEKNVNFKHLKFPDHHHFTDNEIEAIKKEYNDLKSSKKLILTTEKDYVRLENRVEKLSFLGIQTSFLGSCEEFNSMIKNHIQ, from the coding sequence ATGAAATTTCTAAGATTTTTACTTTTTCCGTTTTCCATTATTTATGATGTGGTCACTAGCATACGAAACTTTTTTTTTGAAGTAGGTTTTTTTAAACAGACTTCATTTAAGGTTCCAGTAATTGTGGTTGGCAATTTAAGCGTGGGCGGAACTGGGAAAACTCCGCAAATAGAATATTTAATCCGTTTATTAAAAGATGGTTTTAAGACAGCTGTTTTAAGTAGAGGATACAAACGTAAGACGGAAGGTTTTGTGTTGCTTAATAGTACGCATTCTGCGGAAGATGTAGGTGATGAACCTTTACAATACTATAAAAAGTTTAATACCATTGATGTTGCTGTTGATGCAAATAGAGTAACAGGGATTTCTAAATTGATTACAGACAGTGCTCCTGAAGTTATTTTATTAGATGATGCTTATCAACATAGAAAAGTAAAAGGTAGTTTTTACATTTTATTGACAAAGTATGATGATTTATTTACAGATGATTTTTTATTGCCGACAGGAAATTTAAGAGAAAGTAGGAGAGGAGCAAAGCGATCAGATGTTATTTTGGTAACCAAATGCCCTGTAAATTTAACGGAGTCTTCAAAAAATAAGATTGAAGAGAAGTTAAAGAAGTTCCATAAAAAGGTATTTTTTACAACGATTTCTTATGACGATAAAACAGCTGGATCTGAATCTATTTTGGTTGATGATTTAAAGAATTATGAAGTTTTATTAATTACTGGAATTGCAAATCCAACGCCACTTTTATCATTCTTAAAGGAGAAAAATGTAAATTTTAAGCATTTAAAATTCCCGGATCATCATCATTTTACAGACAATGAAATAGAAGCAATTAAGAAGGAATACAACGATTTAAAGTCTTCTAAAAAGCTTATTTTAACTACAGAGAAAGATTATGTGCGTTTAGAAAATAGGGTAGAGAAGCTTTCTTTTCTCGGAATACAAACTTCTTTTTTAGGGAGTTGTGAAGAATTTAATTCAATGATTAAAAATCATATACAATAA
- a CDS encoding YebC/PmpR family DNA-binding transcriptional regulator, which produces MGRAFELRKGRKMKRWSAMAKTFTRIGKDIVMAIKEGGPNPDSNSRLRAVMQNAKAANMPKDNVERAIKKATDKDTADYKEVLFEGYAPHGIAVLLETATDNNNRTVANVRSAFNKCDGNLGTSGSVVFMFDHVCTFTIKKEDITIDLEELELELIDFEVEEVFNDDEGIIIYAPFEQFGAIQTYFEENNTEILSSGFERIPTTTTKLNEEQQADVEKLLEKLEEDDDVQNVFHSMEM; this is translated from the coding sequence ATGGGAAGAGCATTTGAGCTTAGAAAAGGACGAAAAATGAAACGTTGGTCAGCAATGGCAAAAACCTTTACTAGAATTGGTAAAGATATTGTAATGGCTATTAAAGAAGGTGGTCCAAATCCTGATTCTAACTCTAGATTAAGGGCGGTTATGCAGAATGCAAAAGCTGCAAACATGCCTAAAGACAACGTAGAACGTGCTATAAAAAAAGCAACTGATAAAGATACTGCAGACTATAAAGAAGTTTTGTTTGAAGGATACGCACCTCACGGAATAGCCGTTCTTTTAGAAACTGCAACAGACAATAATAATAGAACTGTAGCCAATGTTAGGTCTGCTTTTAATAAGTGTGACGGAAATTTAGGTACTTCTGGCTCTGTTGTTTTTATGTTCGATCATGTGTGTACTTTTACTATCAAAAAAGAGGATATTACAATCGATTTAGAAGAATTAGAATTAGAATTAATCGATTTTGAAGTTGAAGAAGTTTTTAATGACGACGAAGGAATTATTATTTATGCACCTTTTGAGCAATTTGGAGCAATCCAAACTTACTTTGAAGAGAATAATACAGAAATTTTATCTTCAGGATTTGAAAGAATCCCCACTACAACCACAAAATTAAACGAAGAGCAACAAGCCGATGTTGAAAAATTGTTGGAGAAGCTAGAGGAAGATGATGATGTGCAAAATGTATTTCATTCAATGGAAATGTAA
- a CDS encoding T9SS type A sorting domain-containing protein yields MKKITLLLLTFCSFVVVGQVKLTSSVEEYFDGTNWLNSAKYVYEYDTNNNLTSENYYYWNSITALWEYNGKEKIVYNSANKITSESYEGYDSSTGNVTYGYKTNYVYNGNNELIESTSLELSNGVYVNENKSTYTYIDNKITELIDLSWNGSAWVLIAESDDQDSSSKITISYGVNGLVSEFIYYEWNGSSWSADDKDVYTYNANNKIANLVSYDWNGSAYDISYKEEYNYDANDNLILEEDFDYSDGSYESEYEMSYTFDETQIMSSFTHPFIDRHGFEALTGQDTKFINKLIGSVEDSNYRNTYYYGEETASAKDFGSIDFAVFPNPTKNILKIDAANFTLKNIEIFNVLGKKVFASTKSEINIAHLVNGVYLVKIESEKGGVATKRIIKN; encoded by the coding sequence ATGAAAAAAATTACTTTATTACTTTTAACTTTTTGCTCATTTGTTGTTGTTGGGCAAGTAAAACTTACTTCTTCTGTAGAAGAATATTTTGATGGAACAAATTGGTTAAATAGTGCTAAATATGTGTACGAATATGATACCAATAATAATTTAACGTCTGAAAATTATTATTATTGGAATAGTATAACTGCGCTATGGGAGTATAATGGTAAAGAAAAAATAGTGTATAATAGTGCTAATAAAATTACGAGTGAATCTTATGAAGGCTATGATTCTAGTACAGGAAATGTTACTTACGGATATAAAACAAATTATGTCTATAATGGTAATAATGAACTTATTGAATCTACAAGTTTAGAATTAAGTAATGGTGTTTATGTTAATGAAAATAAATCTACTTATACCTATATTGATAACAAAATTACAGAATTAATAGACCTTTCTTGGAATGGTTCTGCTTGGGTATTGATTGCAGAAAGTGATGATCAAGATTCATCTTCAAAGATTACTATAAGTTACGGAGTTAATGGTTTGGTTTCTGAATTTATTTATTACGAATGGAATGGCAGTTCTTGGAGTGCTGATGATAAGGATGTGTATACTTATAATGCAAATAATAAAATTGCAAACCTTGTTTCGTATGATTGGAATGGAAGTGCTTATGATATTAGTTATAAGGAAGAATACAATTATGATGCAAACGATAATTTAATATTAGAGGAAGATTTTGATTATAGTGATGGCTCTTATGAAAGTGAATATGAAATGAGTTATACTTTTGATGAGACACAAATAATGAGCAGTTTTACACATCCTTTTATAGATAGACATGGTTTTGAAGCTTTAACAGGGCAGGATACTAAATTTATTAATAAATTAATTGGTTCTGTTGAAGATTCAAATTACAGGAATACTTATTATTATGGAGAAGAAACTGCAAGTGCAAAAGACTTTGGTTCTATTGATTTTGCAGTGTTTCCAAATCCTACTAAAAATATTTTAAAGATTGATGCTGCTAATTTTACTCTAAAAAATATTGAAATTTTTAATGTTTTAGGAAAAAAAGTATTTGCATCAACTAAAAGTGAAATAAATATAGCACATTTAGTGAATGGAGTTTATCTGGTAAAAATAGAATCAGAAAAAGGTGGTGTTGCTACCAAAAGAATTATTAAAAATTAA
- a CDS encoding acetate/propionate family kinase produces MNILVINAGSSSLKYQLIEMPSQTVKCVGLVERIGMQDAIFTHKKDDKKHSEVTPILDHEVGLKKIAKALLDPELGVINSVDEIKAIGHRVVHGGSRYSGTVLITEKVKFNIKDLFDLAPLHNPAHLTGIEVAETIFTSAKQTAVFDTAFHQTMPKEAYQYAIPTIYLKENKVRAYGFHGSSHKYVSEKAIEHLGEKSSKIITIHLGNGCSMSAIKDGKCIDTTMGFSPTNGLVMGTRAGDIDQSVIFFLMKKFNKSADEVNDILQKESGMKGLTGYSDLREIEEKAGNGNEECQIALNLAGYRIRKFIGAYTAALNGLDAIIFTAGIGENSILMRQMSCENLEFFGIELDEQKNDIRSKEIREIQQDTGKVKILVIPTNEELEIAKETYDLLK; encoded by the coding sequence ATGAATATTTTAGTTATAAATGCAGGTTCTTCATCTTTAAAGTATCAATTAATAGAAATGCCATCACAAACAGTAAAGTGTGTTGGTTTAGTGGAAAGAATCGGTATGCAAGATGCCATTTTTACACACAAAAAAGATGATAAAAAACACTCTGAAGTTACCCCTATATTAGACCATGAAGTTGGTTTAAAAAAAATAGCAAAAGCTTTATTAGATCCAGAATTAGGTGTTATAAATTCTGTTGATGAAATAAAAGCAATTGGACATAGAGTTGTGCATGGAGGAAGCAGATATAGCGGTACTGTTCTTATTACTGAAAAAGTAAAATTTAATATTAAAGATTTATTTGATTTAGCTCCTTTACACAATCCTGCACATTTAACAGGTATAGAAGTTGCTGAAACCATTTTTACCTCTGCAAAGCAAACCGCTGTTTTTGACACTGCTTTTCATCAAACAATGCCAAAGGAAGCATACCAATATGCAATTCCTACTATTTATTTAAAAGAAAATAAAGTAAGAGCTTACGGTTTTCATGGTTCTAGTCATAAATATGTTTCTGAAAAAGCAATAGAACATTTAGGTGAAAAATCATCAAAAATAATTACGATTCACCTAGGTAATGGTTGTAGCATGTCTGCTATTAAAGACGGAAAATGTATTGATACCACTATGGGATTTTCGCCTACCAACGGTTTGGTTATGGGAACTCGTGCTGGAGATATCGATCAATCTGTTATTTTCTTTTTAATGAAGAAATTTAATAAATCTGCAGATGAAGTAAATGATATTTTACAAAAAGAATCTGGAATGAAAGGTTTAACTGGTTATTCTGATTTAAGAGAAATTGAAGAAAAAGCAGGTAATGGTAATGAAGAATGCCAAATTGCTTTAAATTTAGCAGGCTATAGAATTAGGAAATTTATAGGTGCTTATACTGCTGCTTTAAATGGATTAGATGCTATTATATTTACAGCTGGTATTGGTGAAAACTCAATTTTAATGAGACAAATGTCTTGTGAAAATTTAGAGTTTTTTGGTATTGAATTAGATGAACAAAAAAACGACATTCGTTCTAAAGAAATTAGAGAAATTCAGCAAGATACAGGTAAAGTGAAGATTTTAGTAATTCCTACCAATGAAGAACTAGAAATTGCAAAAGAAACGTATGATCTTTTAAAATAA